The genomic window GCAGCCGCTTTTCCTCCTCTTCCCGTTCCGAGTCGGTGTACGTGTGCGTCCGGATGTCGTTTCCTGCTTTCATCCCGTCCATGCTTTCTAGCCGCGCACGCCTTCGCTGATTTGGGTTTGCAGCAGCTTTTCCTCCATGTTCACGATGCGCCTGATCATCATGTCGAGCACCTTGAAGGCGATTTCCGGAAATTGGATCATCAGCTTCCGGAAACTCTCACGGTCCAGGGAGAGACATTCCGCCGACGTGACGGCCCTGACCGAGAAAAGCCTGTTCACATCCGAGAGCAGGGCCATGCCTCCGAAGAAATCTCCCGGTTTGAATTCGTGCAGCAACACGGAATGTTCCTTCAATTCCCTGATCACCTGCAACCGGCCCGAGATGACGATGTAGCCGCGGTCACCGGAGTCTCCCTGGTGGAAGAGAAACTCCCCGGCCTGAAAGCACATCTTCCTGCTCAGATAGGCGTAAAGTTTCAACCGGGGCAGCGGAATGCCTGCAAAAACGGAAACGTTGCGCAGGATTTCGAGGCTGTCCTCGAGCTCGCAACGCCCTCTCGATGCAGGCGCACATTCGCTATTCCGTTCCGTGGGCAAGCTCATAGAAAAGCCCCCTTCTGTTCAGCAATTCGTCGTACTGCCCAATCTCCACGATTTTACCCGCCTTCATGACGGCGATCCGGTCGTAACCGCGAACGAGCTCCAGCCGATGAACGACGGCCACGAGAG from Syntrophobacter fumaroxidans MPOB includes these protein-coding regions:
- a CDS encoding Crp/Fnr family transcriptional regulator, which gives rise to MSLPTERNSECAPASRGRCELEDSLEILRNVSVFAGIPLPRLKLYAYLSRKMCFQAGEFLFHQGDSGDRGYIVISGRLQVIRELKEHSVLLHEFKPGDFFGGMALLSDVNRLFSVRAVTSAECLSLDRESFRKLMIQFPEIAFKVLDMMIRRIVNMEEKLLQTQISEGVRG